The following proteins are encoded in a genomic region of Arthrobacter jiangjiafuii:
- a CDS encoding zinc-dependent metalloprotease family protein — MKSAKLAVLALLAAALTAGSIPAYGYSEVPAPVPVVDPTGDAGIMTAPPSPDAVPGVDAVAPVPEEPATAEPAPATTPADVATDHADENGEVHADEAEEDEAGEDLGYDPVVGGGFPVPGPNTPMVTDPDGTVRSAVETDISAAHDHGTQSFSSRMGGASISSAARSGTIEITLVYATLTDNRGAVNPSGALNSMTAANEYWRAMSNGRLGVKHVATRAINSTANSRQDYADMMNTIKKDLSWRDSPNKALLVFVPAADLRSGGYGGILGGGWTAGPTSGSVLMPQPSGFTNNVVTHEFGHVLGLLHANSLKCNNGRSDVGAGNNGWTDDSCTSREYGDTSDLMGYAQYASPAINSYFWDAGGFGRGDEIVSTGTPGSAVSYTLRPWAGSSARRAVKFTDTSGETYYLELRTPVGYDASTAVGGNRGVKIVKADLANNWAVNSLVIAPNTRDFAGYTNANSTWQAGQTFNTHTGTAVRINSISSDSASITITGGIAARAGEPIAAARAAHPELGKAVGVIRGGLKDQGAYQDYERGAIIWSPGTGARVSMGAIRSAWAATGFDAGYLGLPTSDEVYGLPNGGAYQNYQGGAIIWSPATGARVSKNGPIRTEWGYTGSERSYLGYPTSNEIGGLPNGGKYQDYQHGAIIWSPATGARVSRNGPIREAWRRSGFENSPIGYPTTNQVTLADGGTSQEYQRGTIIHSPASGAWIVTGAVRNVWRAAGAEKSDLKYPVGEEVRMGTQGTYQDYQGGAMIWSAATGAQISKKGPIRSAWGATGFNSSYLGLPTGPETSMGTQGKYQDYQGGAIIWSEKTGAKISRNGPIRSAWGATGFNAGPLGLPTGEERAMGTQGSYQDYEGGAIVWSAKTGAQVSVNGPIRSAWGSTGFNSGYLGLPTGGEKSMGAQGKYQDYEGGAIIWSQKTGAQISKNGPIRSAWGSTGFNSGYLGLPTSGETASKGGSYQHFEGGSIFSSPATGTHIAKNGPIRDAYRSQGSETGRLGYPTSGQTSAANRTTVQTFKGGKITLTSEGKAQISYN, encoded by the coding sequence TTGAAAAGTGCAAAACTCGCGGTACTGGCCCTTCTCGCTGCAGCGTTAACGGCCGGGTCGATCCCTGCCTACGGCTACTCCGAGGTGCCGGCGCCGGTTCCGGTGGTTGATCCGACGGGCGACGCTGGCATCATGACTGCGCCTCCGAGCCCAGATGCGGTGCCGGGTGTCGATGCGGTAGCTCCGGTTCCCGAGGAACCGGCCACCGCAGAGCCCGCGCCTGCCACCACTCCTGCGGATGTGGCGACGGATCACGCCGATGAGAACGGCGAGGTGCATGCGGACGAGGCGGAAGAGGACGAGGCCGGGGAAGACCTGGGATACGACCCGGTAGTGGGCGGCGGCTTCCCGGTTCCGGGCCCGAACACCCCGATGGTCACGGACCCTGACGGCACCGTTCGGTCTGCCGTGGAAACGGATATCTCAGCGGCGCATGACCACGGAACGCAGTCGTTCAGCAGCAGGATGGGTGGCGCTAGCATCTCCTCGGCAGCGCGCAGCGGAACGATCGAGATAACGCTCGTTTACGCGACACTTACCGACAATCGAGGAGCAGTGAACCCCAGCGGGGCGCTCAACTCGATGACTGCGGCAAACGAATACTGGCGTGCCATGTCGAACGGGCGTCTGGGAGTCAAGCACGTGGCGACGCGTGCCATCAACAGCACGGCCAACTCCCGGCAGGATTATGCCGACATGATGAACACCATTAAAAAAGATCTCAGTTGGCGGGACAGCCCCAACAAGGCTCTGCTGGTCTTCGTGCCTGCCGCGGATCTGCGCAGTGGCGGCTACGGCGGCATCCTCGGCGGCGGATGGACCGCCGGGCCCACCAGCGGCTCAGTGCTCATGCCGCAGCCGTCCGGCTTCACAAACAATGTGGTCACCCACGAGTTCGGCCACGTCTTGGGCCTCCTGCATGCCAACAGCCTTAAGTGCAACAACGGCCGGAGCGATGTCGGGGCTGGAAACAACGGCTGGACAGACGATTCCTGCACGTCGCGTGAATACGGAGACACCTCCGATCTCATGGGCTATGCCCAATATGCTTCGCCGGCCATCAATTCCTATTTTTGGGATGCGGGCGGGTTCGGGCGTGGTGATGAGATAGTCAGCACCGGCACGCCCGGTTCTGCCGTCAGTTACACATTGCGGCCCTGGGCAGGCTCTTCTGCCCGCCGGGCGGTGAAGTTCACGGACACCTCCGGGGAAACGTATTACCTCGAACTACGCACACCTGTCGGGTACGACGCTTCAACAGCAGTCGGCGGCAACCGTGGCGTAAAGATCGTGAAGGCTGACCTCGCCAACAACTGGGCCGTGAATTCGCTCGTAATCGCCCCCAATACACGGGACTTCGCTGGCTACACGAACGCGAACAGCACTTGGCAGGCCGGGCAGACGTTTAATACCCACACCGGCACCGCGGTGCGCATCAACTCGATCAGCAGTGATTCCGCTTCCATCACGATTACGGGCGGCATTGCTGCCCGGGCGGGTGAGCCCATCGCAGCTGCCCGCGCCGCACATCCGGAACTGGGGAAGGCTGTCGGAGTGATCCGCGGCGGGCTCAAAGATCAGGGCGCCTACCAGGACTATGAACGAGGCGCCATCATTTGGTCCCCCGGAACCGGTGCCCGTGTATCCATGGGCGCGATTCGGTCGGCGTGGGCGGCAACCGGCTTCGACGCCGGCTATCTCGGCCTACCCACCAGCGACGAGGTCTATGGGTTGCCTAACGGAGGCGCCTATCAAAATTACCAGGGTGGAGCCATCATTTGGTCCCCAGCGACGGGCGCACGAGTCTCGAAGAATGGGCCCATCCGCACTGAGTGGGGCTATACGGGCTCAGAACGCAGCTATTTGGGGTACCCCACCAGCAACGAAATCGGCGGGCTGCCCAACGGGGGAAAGTATCAGGATTACCAGCATGGTGCCATCATCTGGTCTCCGGCCACGGGCGCGCGCGTTTCCCGGAACGGACCCATCCGCGAGGCCTGGCGCCGTTCCGGCTTCGAGAACAGCCCCATCGGATACCCGACGACCAACCAGGTGACGCTCGCAGACGGCGGCACCTCCCAGGAGTACCAGCGCGGAACCATCATCCACTCCCCTGCGTCTGGGGCCTGGATCGTCACTGGTGCAGTCCGGAATGTCTGGCGGGCCGCCGGGGCGGAAAAATCGGATCTGAAATATCCCGTGGGCGAGGAAGTCCGGATGGGGACCCAAGGTACCTATCAGGACTACCAGGGAGGCGCCATGATCTGGTCCGCTGCGACCGGAGCGCAGATCTCCAAGAAGGGACCCATCCGCTCGGCCTGGGGCGCCACCGGCTTCAACTCCAGCTACCTCGGACTTCCCACCGGGCCGGAGACAAGCATGGGCACCCAGGGCAAATACCAGGACTACCAGGGCGGCGCGATTATCTGGTCGGAGAAGACCGGAGCCAAGATCTCCCGGAACGGACCCATCCGCTCGGCCTGGGGAGCCACCGGCTTCAACGCCGGCCCGCTTGGGCTGCCGACCGGGGAGGAACGGGCCATGGGCACCCAGGGCAGCTACCAGGACTATGAAGGCGGAGCCATCGTCTGGTCCGCCAAGACCGGAGCCCAGGTGTCCGTAAACGGACCGATCCGCTCGGCCTGGGGTTCCACGGGCTTCAACTCCGGCTATCTGGGGCTTCCCACCGGAGGGGAAAAGAGCATGGGAGCGCAGGGCAAGTACCAGGATTATGAGGGCGGTGCGATCATCTGGTCCCAGAAGACCGGGGCGCAGATCTCGAAGAACGGTCCGATTCGTTCGGCCTGGGGCTCCACCGGTTTCAACTCGGGCTACCTCGGCCTCCCTACAAGCGGGGAAACAGCGTCGAAGGGTGGCTCGTACCAGCACTTCGAAGGTGGAAGCATCTTTTCCTCGCCGGCAACCGGAACACATATTGCCAAGAACGGCCCCATCCGAGACGCCTACCGTTCCCAGGGTTCGGAGACGGGAAGACTCGGCTATCCCACATCCGGCCAAACGTCGGCTGCCAACCGTACAACCGTTCAGACTTTCAAGGGCGGCAAGATCACGCTGACGTCAGAGGGCAAAGCACAAATCAGTTATAACTAG
- the pepN gene encoding aminopeptidase N, which yields MNLTRSEARERAELINVESYDVNLDLTRGDEVFGSTTVVRFSAQQGASTFIDAVTAHVHRVTLNGAELDPAEVSDGVRIQLPVLAASNELVVVADARYMNTGEGLHRFVDPVDNEVYLYSQFEVPDSRRMFTVFEQPDLKATFRFTVTAPSHWDVISNSPTPEPVPAGSLEEGGRNATWSFSPTPRISSYITALIAGPYQSVRSELTSSDGRTIPLGVFARKSLMQFLDAENIFELTRQGFEFYEKQFGTPYPFEKYDQLFVPEFNAGAMENAGAVTFLESYVFRSRVPDATVERRAVTILHELAHMWFGDLVTMRWWNDLWLNESFAEFMSTLAAADATEFKQSWTTFASMEKAWAYRQDQLPTTHPIVAEIRDLEDVQVNFDGITYAKGASVLKQLVAWVGQEQFMAGVREYFGKHAWGNTELTDLLSELEAASGRDLQEWSALWLETAGVNTLRPELEVDDDGAIVTFAVRQSAVAEYPTLRPHRLAIGFYNTGEDGLLHRTHRVELDIAGERTEVPELAGHQRPDLLLLNDDDLAYAKIRLDEKSWHTAVRRLRDISESLPRTLVWASAWDATRDGEIPARNYVELVLQNIGAESDSSVVQVLLRQLATTLAFYVAPADRDAMTAAAADSLWELAAAAAPGSDSQLQFLKSFAGHAVSDGHLDILAGLLSGDQSLEGLNIDADLRWELLTGLVAGGRLGETEIAAELAQDATATGQLAAAMARAAIPTAGAKAAAWEAIVERTDMPNAAQRSAIVGFSRVHDTALLEPYAEKYFAAVHGVWNTRTHEIAQQIVTGLYPSRLATQSTVDATDAFLESLGSEAPSLRRLILESRDGVVRALRAQAADK from the coding sequence ATGAATCTCACGCGGTCAGAAGCCCGTGAACGCGCTGAACTGATCAATGTCGAATCCTACGACGTGAATCTGGACCTCACGCGGGGGGATGAGGTCTTCGGCAGCACCACTGTTGTCCGGTTCTCCGCCCAACAGGGCGCGTCCACGTTTATCGATGCGGTCACCGCCCACGTGCACCGGGTGACCCTCAACGGTGCCGAGCTGGATCCTGCAGAGGTGTCCGACGGCGTCCGCATCCAGCTGCCCGTGCTGGCCGCCTCCAACGAACTCGTGGTGGTGGCAGACGCCCGCTACATGAACACCGGCGAGGGATTGCACCGTTTCGTTGATCCCGTCGACAACGAGGTGTATCTCTACTCGCAGTTCGAGGTCCCGGATTCCCGCCGCATGTTCACCGTCTTCGAGCAGCCGGACCTGAAGGCAACCTTCCGCTTCACTGTCACGGCGCCGTCGCACTGGGACGTTATTTCCAACTCCCCCACCCCCGAGCCGGTTCCCGCCGGATCACTGGAGGAGGGCGGACGGAACGCCACCTGGTCCTTCTCCCCCACGCCCCGGATCTCCTCCTACATCACCGCCCTGATCGCCGGACCGTACCAGTCCGTGCGCAGCGAGCTCACCAGCTCCGACGGCCGCACCATCCCCCTGGGCGTCTTCGCGCGCAAGTCGCTGATGCAGTTCCTGGACGCGGAGAACATTTTCGAGCTGACCCGGCAGGGCTTCGAGTTCTACGAAAAGCAGTTCGGCACGCCCTACCCGTTCGAGAAGTACGACCAGCTGTTCGTTCCGGAGTTCAATGCCGGAGCCATGGAAAACGCCGGCGCCGTCACCTTCCTGGAAAGCTATGTCTTCCGCTCCCGGGTCCCCGATGCCACGGTGGAACGCCGCGCCGTCACCATCCTGCACGAGCTGGCCCACATGTGGTTCGGCGATCTGGTCACCATGCGCTGGTGGAACGATCTGTGGCTGAACGAGTCCTTTGCCGAATTCATGTCCACGCTCGCTGCTGCCGATGCCACCGAGTTCAAGCAGTCCTGGACCACGTTTGCGTCCATGGAAAAGGCCTGGGCCTACCGCCAGGACCAGCTGCCGACCACGCACCCGATCGTTGCCGAAATCCGCGATCTTGAAGACGTGCAGGTCAACTTCGACGGCATCACCTACGCCAAGGGTGCTTCCGTGCTCAAGCAGCTGGTCGCCTGGGTGGGCCAGGAGCAGTTCATGGCCGGGGTACGCGAGTACTTCGGCAAGCATGCCTGGGGCAACACCGAGCTGACAGACCTTCTGTCGGAGCTCGAAGCTGCCAGCGGCCGCGACCTGCAGGAATGGTCTGCTTTGTGGCTCGAGACCGCCGGTGTGAACACCCTGCGTCCGGAGCTGGAAGTGGACGACGACGGCGCCATCGTTACCTTCGCTGTCCGCCAGAGCGCCGTGGCCGAGTACCCGACCCTGCGTCCCCACCGCCTGGCCATCGGCTTCTACAACACCGGCGAGGACGGGCTGCTGCACCGGACCCACCGGGTGGAGCTGGACATCGCCGGAGAACGCACTGAGGTGCCCGAGCTGGCAGGCCATCAGCGTCCGGATCTCCTGCTGCTCAACGATGACGACCTCGCCTATGCCAAGATCCGGCTGGACGAGAAGTCCTGGCACACCGCCGTCCGGCGCCTGCGGGATATCTCCGAGTCCCTGCCGCGGACGCTCGTCTGGGCTTCCGCCTGGGATGCCACCCGCGACGGCGAGATCCCGGCCCGCAACTACGTGGAACTGGTACTGCAGAACATCGGTGCCGAATCCGACTCCTCAGTGGTCCAGGTCCTGCTGCGTCAGCTGGCCACCACCCTGGCCTTCTATGTGGCCCCGGCCGACCGTGATGCCATGACCGCGGCCGCCGCGGACAGCCTGTGGGAGCTTGCAGCCGCAGCGGCACCGGGTTCCGACTCCCAGCTGCAGTTCCTGAAGTCCTTCGCCGGTCATGCGGTCAGCGACGGCCACCTGGATATCCTGGCCGGCCTGCTGTCCGGAGACCAGAGCCTCGAGGGCCTGAACATCGACGCGGACCTGCGCTGGGAACTGCTCACCGGCCTGGTCGCCGGCGGGCGGCTCGGCGAGACGGAGATCGCCGCGGAGCTGGCGCAGGATGCCACGGCCACCGGACAGCTCGCTGCTGCCATGGCGCGTGCAGCCATTCCCACGGCCGGGGCGAAGGCCGCCGCCTGGGAGGCGATCGTTGAACGCACGGATATGCCCAATGCGGCCCAGCGCTCGGCCATCGTCGGGTTCAGCCGCGTTCACGACACGGCGCTGCTGGAGCCGTACGCCGAGAAGTACTTCGCGGCGGTGCACGGGGTATGGAACACCCGCACGCATGAAATCGCGCAGCAGATCGTGACGGGGCTGTATCCGTCCCGGCTGGCCACGCAGTCCACAGTGGACGCCACCGATGCCTTCCTGGAGTCCCTGGGCAGCGAAGCGCCCTCCCTGCGCCGGCTCATCCTGGAGAGCCGCGACGGCGTCGTCCGCGCCCTGCGCGCCCAGGCCGCCGACAAGTAG
- a CDS encoding ATP-dependent Clp protease proteolytic subunit, whose product MNTNFGTAGGSAPQMPSSRYVLPQFEERTPYGFKRQDPYTKLFEDRIIFLGVQVDDASADDVMAQLLVLESNDPDRDITLYINSPGGSFTAMTAIYDTMQYIRPEIQTVCLGQAASAAAVLLAAGTPGKRLALPNARVLIHQPALGGGERGQASDLEIQAAEVMRMRTWLEDTLALHSNHTTEEVNRDIERDKILTAAGALEYGLIDQVLDSRKIKTPAINRM is encoded by the coding sequence ATGAACACCAATTTCGGAACCGCAGGCGGCTCTGCACCGCAGATGCCGTCCAGCCGTTACGTGCTGCCGCAGTTCGAGGAGCGCACACCGTACGGCTTCAAGCGGCAGGACCCGTACACCAAGCTCTTCGAGGACCGCATCATCTTCCTGGGTGTCCAGGTCGACGACGCCTCCGCCGACGACGTCATGGCCCAGCTGCTGGTCCTGGAGTCCAACGACCCGGACCGCGACATCACCCTGTACATCAACTCCCCGGGCGGTTCGTTCACGGCCATGACGGCCATTTACGACACCATGCAGTACATCCGCCCGGAGATCCAGACGGTCTGCCTCGGCCAGGCTGCCAGTGCGGCAGCCGTCCTGCTGGCGGCCGGCACGCCGGGCAAGCGCCTGGCGCTGCCCAACGCCCGGGTCCTGATCCACCAGCCCGCCCTGGGCGGCGGCGAGCGTGGGCAGGCATCCGACCTGGAAATCCAGGCCGCCGAGGTCATGCGCATGAGGACCTGGCTGGAAGACACCCTGGCTCTGCACTCGAACCACACGACCGAGGAAGTGAACCGGGACATTGAGCGTGACAAGATCCTCACGGCTGCCGGTGCCCTTGAATACGGTCTGATCGACCAGGTGCTGGACTCCCGCAAGATCAAGACGCCGGCCATCAACCGGATGTAA
- a CDS encoding Fpg/Nei family DNA glycosylase — protein MPEGHSIHRLARQFTSVFSGQRLEVSSPQGRFSAGAAQLNGHILTSATAHGKQLFLGFDNDLLLRIHLGLYGAFDFGGDSSFLGASSIGAPRKVGEREIASDDDGAAYAGPPAPRGAVRVRLVAEHGWADLRGPTSCEVITEAERAAVVARLGPDPLQPDADAAEFAARLRRRASPVGLLLMNQEVLAGVGNVYRAEVLFRQALSPWRLGRDIREEEAKALWVDIVSVMNDGVAQGRIITTLPEHRDNGAEPVPREEAHYVYQRPSLPCRRCGTAIAGTEMGARKLYWCPKCQAR, from the coding sequence ATGCCTGAAGGACATTCCATCCACAGGCTGGCCCGGCAGTTCACTTCTGTGTTTTCCGGGCAGCGGCTGGAGGTCTCGAGTCCGCAGGGCCGATTCAGTGCAGGAGCGGCCCAGCTGAACGGCCACATCCTGACCTCGGCGACAGCGCACGGCAAGCAGCTGTTCCTGGGTTTTGACAACGATCTGCTCTTGCGGATCCACCTGGGCCTCTACGGCGCTTTTGATTTCGGCGGTGACTCGAGTTTCCTGGGCGCCTCCAGCATCGGCGCGCCGCGGAAGGTGGGGGAGCGGGAGATCGCGTCCGACGACGACGGCGCCGCCTACGCGGGTCCGCCGGCTCCGCGCGGGGCCGTCCGGGTCCGGCTGGTTGCGGAACACGGATGGGCTGACCTGCGCGGCCCCACCTCGTGCGAAGTGATCACCGAAGCCGAGCGGGCCGCCGTCGTCGCCCGTCTCGGACCGGATCCGCTCCAGCCCGATGCCGACGCAGCAGAGTTTGCCGCCCGGCTGCGGCGCCGCGCGTCGCCGGTGGGGCTGCTGCTCATGAACCAGGAGGTCCTGGCGGGCGTGGGCAATGTCTACCGTGCCGAAGTCCTGTTCCGTCAGGCGCTCTCGCCCTGGCGGCTGGGCCGGGATATCCGGGAAGAGGAAGCCAAGGCCCTGTGGGTGGATATCGTTTCGGTGATGAACGACGGCGTTGCCCAGGGCAGGATCATCACTACCCTCCCCGAGCACCGGGACAATGGGGCCGAACCTGTCCCCAGGGAAGAGGCGCACTACGTCTACCAGCGCCCTTCACTGCCGTGCAGGCGCTGCGGAACTGCCATCGCCGGAACCGAGATGGGCGCCCGGAAGCTGTATTGGTGTCCGAAGTGCCAGGCCCGCTGA
- a CDS encoding OsmC family protein has translation MVKDLSEHRYAINLEWTGNRGSGTASYRGYGRDHIVRADGLPDLAGTADPTFHGDRDRWNPEQLLLTALAQCHMLSYLHVAVKNGITVLAYGDAAEGTMRLNRDGSGEFTGALLRPRVTIAAGNSAAVAEELHTEANRLCFIARSVNFPVLHKPEITVEIS, from the coding sequence ATGGTGAAGGATCTGTCCGAACACCGTTATGCCATAAACCTTGAATGGACCGGGAACCGCGGTTCCGGCACGGCCAGCTACCGGGGTTACGGCCGCGACCACATCGTCCGTGCCGACGGCCTGCCGGATCTGGCCGGGACGGCGGATCCGACGTTCCACGGCGACCGCGACCGGTGGAACCCCGAGCAGCTGCTCCTCACCGCACTGGCACAGTGCCATATGCTCTCCTACCTGCACGTCGCGGTGAAGAACGGCATCACCGTTCTGGCCTACGGCGATGCTGCCGAAGGCACCATGAGGCTCAACCGGGACGGCAGCGGTGAGTTTACCGGTGCCCTGCTGCGGCCCCGGGTCACGATCGCTGCCGGAAACTCTGCAGCTGTTGCGGAAGAGCTGCATACGGAAGCCAACCGGCTGTGCTTTATCGCCCGGAGCGTGAACTTTCCGGTGCTGCACAAACCGGAGATCACCGTCGAGATTAGCTGA
- the tig gene encoding trigger factor: MKSAVENLTPTRVKLVVEVPFEELKPSIEEAYKTIATQVQVPGFRKGKVPNRLIDQRVGRGYVLETAINDGLNGFYQDAVSETGIRPMSRPEVEISEVPDPATDEGQLVFNVELDVRPEIELPDYSGLEVTVEPAEASDDDVTKALDELRGRFGTLKTVDRPAADGDFLTMDLVAKVGDEEIDSAADLSYQVGAGTMLEGMDEAVTGLSVDESATFETKLAGGEHAGEDAVVTVTVKAVKERELPEADDDFAQLASEFDTIEELREDLTKRAAESKLMEQGVEARDKVLEKLLEMIEVPVPESVIEEQLEQHFNSESAHAQGEDHDTEEHRAEVRENTAAAFKNEIILDAVADKEEVGVSQNELIDYIVSAAGQYGMDPNQFAQLIDQSGQVPMMVGEVRRRKALAKVLEQAKVTDTTGAEIDLTEFVRPAGEEAPVAPEAEVAEESKSDDKA; encoded by the coding sequence GTGAAGAGCGCTGTAGAAAACCTCACACCCACGCGGGTAAAGCTCGTTGTCGAAGTTCCGTTTGAGGAACTGAAGCCGAGTATCGAAGAGGCCTACAAGACCATCGCCACTCAGGTGCAGGTGCCTGGCTTCCGCAAGGGCAAGGTCCCCAACAGGCTCATCGACCAGCGCGTTGGCCGCGGCTACGTTCTGGAAACCGCCATCAACGACGGCCTGAACGGCTTCTACCAGGACGCTGTATCGGAAACGGGTATCCGTCCGATGAGCCGCCCCGAGGTGGAAATCAGCGAAGTTCCGGACCCCGCTACCGACGAGGGCCAGCTGGTCTTCAACGTTGAGCTGGACGTCCGCCCCGAAATCGAACTCCCGGACTACTCCGGCCTCGAGGTCACCGTTGAGCCCGCCGAGGCTTCCGACGACGACGTCACCAAGGCCCTGGACGAACTCCGCGGCCGCTTCGGCACCCTCAAGACGGTTGACCGCCCGGCTGCCGACGGCGACTTCCTCACCATGGACCTTGTAGCCAAGGTCGGCGACGAGGAAATCGACTCCGCCGCAGACCTCTCCTACCAGGTCGGCGCCGGCACCATGCTCGAGGGCATGGACGAAGCAGTCACCGGCCTGTCCGTTGACGAGTCCGCAACCTTCGAGACGAAGCTTGCCGGCGGCGAGCACGCCGGCGAAGACGCCGTCGTCACCGTCACTGTCAAGGCCGTCAAGGAGCGCGAGCTTCCCGAGGCAGACGACGACTTCGCACAGCTGGCCAGCGAATTCGACACCATCGAAGAACTGCGCGAAGACCTGACCAAGCGTGCCGCCGAGTCCAAGCTGATGGAGCAGGGCGTCGAGGCCCGCGACAAGGTGCTGGAGAAGCTGCTGGAAATGATCGAGGTTCCGGTTCCGGAGTCCGTCATCGAAGAGCAGCTGGAACAGCACTTCAACTCGGAAAGCGCCCACGCCCAGGGCGAAGACCATGACACCGAGGAGCACCGCGCAGAAGTCCGCGAGAACACTGCCGCTGCCTTCAAGAACGAAATCATCCTTGATGCTGTAGCCGACAAGGAAGAGGTAGGCGTCAGCCAGAACGAGCTGATCGACTACATCGTTTCCGCTGCCGGCCAGTACGGCATGGATCCGAACCAGTTCGCCCAGCTGATCGACCAGAGCGGCCAGGTCCCGATGATGGTTGGCGAAGTCCGCCGCCGCAAGGCCCTCGCCAAGGTCCTGGAGCAGGCCAAGGTCACCGACACCACCGGTGCCGAGATTGACCTGACGGAGTTCGTCCGCCCGGCCGGCGAAGAAGCACCTGTTGCCCCCGAGGCTGAGGTCGCCGAAGAGTCCAAGAGCGACGACAAGGCATAA
- a CDS encoding ATP-dependent Clp protease proteolytic subunit, with translation MATVDPASRDDYIYNRLLRERIIWLGSEVRDDNANAICSQLLLLSAEDPEKDIFLYINSPGGSVTAGMAIYDTMQFIPNDVVTVATGLAASMGQFLLSSGTKGKRYATPHARILMHQPSGGIGGTASDIRIQAELILHMKQVMAELTAEQTGQSVETILKDNDRDKWFTAQEALEYGFFDKISAHAGGVTGGGGTDQDKGAAPVED, from the coding sequence ATGGCAACGGTTGACCCGGCAAGCCGGGACGACTACATCTACAACCGTCTGCTGCGCGAGCGGATCATCTGGTTGGGCTCGGAAGTCCGGGATGACAACGCCAATGCCATCTGCTCTCAGCTGCTCCTGCTCTCCGCCGAGGACCCTGAAAAGGACATCTTCCTCTACATCAACTCCCCGGGCGGATCCGTGACGGCCGGCATGGCCATCTACGACACCATGCAGTTCATCCCGAACGACGTGGTCACGGTGGCAACCGGCCTGGCCGCCTCCATGGGCCAGTTCCTGCTTTCCTCCGGAACCAAGGGCAAGCGCTACGCCACGCCCCACGCCCGCATCCTGATGCACCAGCCCTCCGGCGGCATCGGCGGCACGGCCTCCGATATCCGCATCCAGGCCGAACTGATCCTGCACATGAAGCAGGTCATGGCCGAACTGACGGCCGAGCAGACCGGGCAGAGCGTGGAAACCATCCTGAAGGACAACGACCGCGACAAGTGGTTCACGGCCCAGGAAGCACTGGAATACGGATTCTTCGACAAGATCTCCGCGCACGCCGGCGGCGTCACCGGTGGCGGCGGAACGGACCAGGACAAGGGTGCAGCCCCGGTCGAGGACTGA
- a CDS encoding ribose-5-phosphate isomerase encodes MRVHIATDHAGMELSAHLLSHLRDAGYDMVDHGPQVYDAEDDYPEFCIAAAEAVVADQESGVEALGIVLGGSGNGEQIAANKVRGIRAALAWNLSTAKLAREHNNANVIAVGGRQHSVEEATEIIEAFLAEPYSNAERHNRRIAKIAEYETTGTISAP; translated from the coding sequence ATGCGCGTCCACATTGCAACCGACCACGCAGGCATGGAGCTCAGCGCCCACCTTCTGTCCCACCTCCGGGATGCAGGTTACGACATGGTTGATCACGGCCCGCAGGTTTACGACGCCGAAGATGACTACCCGGAGTTCTGCATTGCGGCCGCAGAGGCCGTGGTTGCCGACCAGGAAAGCGGTGTCGAGGCCCTGGGCATCGTGCTGGGCGGCTCCGGTAACGGTGAGCAGATTGCTGCCAATAAGGTTCGCGGCATCCGGGCGGCCCTGGCCTGGAACCTCTCCACCGCCAAGCTGGCCCGCGAGCATAACAACGCCAACGTCATCGCTGTGGGCGGCCGCCAGCATTCAGTGGAAGAGGCCACCGAAATCATCGAGGCCTTCCTCGCTGAGCCATACAGCAACGCCGAACGGCACAACCGCCGGATCGCGAAGATCGCCGAATACGAAACCACCGGAACCATTTCGGCCCCCTGA